The DNA region GACAGTTCCTGGTCATGATCAATGTCTATTTTAATATTTTGAGTAAACCCAGTAATAGGGTTTAAACCAAATGTTAATGTGCAACATAAAAGAACGAATAGTCTCATAATCCAAATAAAGAGTACTTTCCTAATATAAATAGGAACTCTAGTAAAATTAATTTCCATAAATTTGATTGTTTTAAGTTAGTTATACTTCATAATTAATTTATACTTAAGAGGGACAGAGAATGGTACGGTAGGATGTCTAAACTCTGCTCTCTCTTTTTTTTATTTTACCGTAACTGTTTTTTCTGATATTTCGAAGCGTACGGCAGCATCCGAGTTTTCAATCATTTTTAAAATATCTTTAATATTCTGGTCTTTTGAGAAAACACCACCAAAGAGGTCTTTTTCCATATCTTTATTTTCAAACAGCACATTAAAATCATACCACCGGGATAGGGTAGTCATAATATCTTTAAGAGGCTTATCTTTAAAACTGAAGATGCCTTCTTTCCAAGAAACTTCATTGTAAACATCAACTTTTGAAATTTCTATGGTTTCATTTAGTGTATTGAAATTTGCTTGCTCATTTGGCACTAACACTTTAACATCATTTTTTACATGTAATGCTATTTTACCTTCTGCTAGTGTGGTTAAAATTTGATCATCGTCCTTATATGCTTTAATATTAAATTCGGTTCCTAAAACCTGAACGTCCTGTGCTTCATTAATGACTTTAAAAGCAGAACCATTATGGTTTGTACTAGATGACACATCAAAATAAGCTTCACCATAAACTAGTTCGACTTCTCTTGTCTCTCCATCTATAAAACTTACAGGATATTTAAGTTTAGATTCAGAATTTAACCAAACTTTAGTGCCATCAGATAATTCAATAAAAAATTTCCCTCCTCGAGGAATGGTTAAATAGTTATATACTAATTGCTGGGAGGAATTATTATTATAAACAATGCCTTCACCATTACTAGTGGCATTTTGAGTTTGAAAAGAAACGCCTTTAGCTAAAGCAACTTTCTCTCCAGTTTCCATAGTTAAAATTGCCTTATCAGTGCCTGTTTTTATTTGATTGTTTACTATTATTGATTCTTCAGCTTGAGAATTATTACTATTAAAAATAAAAGTTAGTGCTACTAAAAGTACTATTGACGCTGCGACTGCGCCATATTTAATGAAGCGCACCTTTTTAACTCTGGTATTATTTGCAATTTGCCTTTTAATTTCATCTAAGGAAGACTCGCGGTTAAAAGGTGTTTTTAAATTTATTAAGTAATTAATTCTAATATACTCATCAAAGTAGGCTTTATTGTTTGCATTATTTAACCATGCTTTTAAATCTAAAAGTTCCTGATGAGAAATATCATTCTCTATAAATTTAACTATTAAATGGTCTTTTTGCTTTTGATTCATTATTTGGTGCTTTTATTATTATGTCTTCAACAATTGCAAAAACCCTCCATTTTTATTTAATTTACTTAGTTTTACCCTCAATATTTTATGTAAATGGATCAAAAGAGTGAAGATTTAAGTGTTATTTTAAAATCTTTAAAGCAAGGGAACTTAAAATCTTACGAAAC from Tamlana crocina includes:
- a CDS encoding FecR domain-containing protein, translating into MNQKQKDHLIVKFIENDISHQELLDLKAWLNNANNKAYFDEYIRINYLINLKTPFNRESSLDEIKRQIANNTRVKKVRFIKYGAVAASIVLLVALTFIFNSNNSQAEESIIVNNQIKTGTDKAILTMETGEKVALAKGVSFQTQNATSNGEGIVYNNNSSQQLVYNYLTIPRGGKFFIELSDGTKVWLNSESKLKYPVSFIDGETREVELVYGEAYFDVSSSTNHNGSAFKVINEAQDVQVLGTEFNIKAYKDDDQILTTLAEGKIALHVKNDVKVLVPNEQANFNTLNETIEISKVDVYNEVSWKEGIFSFKDKPLKDIMTTLSRWYDFNVLFENKDMEKDLFGGVFSKDQNIKDILKMIENSDAAVRFEISEKTVTVK